Proteins from a single region of Scatophagus argus isolate fScaArg1 chromosome 23, fScaArg1.pri, whole genome shotgun sequence:
- the LOC124054760 gene encoding lithostathine-2-like isoform X2 — protein MRPAVILLLVCVLFMATVEGRRRYHYHHLYRCHYPRFWGLHWKCQRLSCGQGWMRLRWRYCVKIIRSPQTFYNAQRICRSLNANLLSIHSRAQMKRMKLVAKCARTHYANVWTGARRTCGRLHYTDGSRFNFASWSRGRPNYRGGKNCVSMNLRWWYRPFATARCSRRMFFVCGKKK, from the exons ATGCGTCCAGCTGTCATCCTGCTGTTGGTGTGCGTCCTGTTCATGGCGACAGTGGAAG GTCGTCGTCGTTACCATTATCACCATCTTTATCGTTGCCACTATCCTCGTTTTT GGGGTCTACATTGGAAGTGCCAGAGGTTATCATGTGGTCAAGGATGGATGCGCCTGAGATGGAGATACTGTGTTAAAATCATTCGGAGTCCACAAACCTTTTATAATGCACAg AGAATCTGCCGCTCCTTAAATGCCAATCTGCTGTCAATACACAGTCGTGCTCAGATGAAACGCATGAAACTTGTGGCCAAGTGTGCCAGAACTCATTATGCAAATGTATGGACTGGCGCCAGAAGGACATGT GGGAGACTTCACTACACTGATGGATCAAGGTTCAACTTTGCTTCATGGTCTCGAGGTCGGCCGAACTACAGAGGAGGGAAGAACTGCGTCTCGATGAACTTaagat gGTGGTATCGACCATTTGCGACTGCAAGATGCTCCAGAAGGATGTTCTTTGTGTGCGGCAAGAAGAAGTGA
- the LOC124054756 gene encoding lithostathine-2-like isoform X2, with amino-acid sequence MRPAVILLLVCVLFMATVEGRRRHHHHLHHLLHRHHHHHHHHRWHFPRFWGLRWKCQRLSCGQGWMRLSGRYCVKVIRSPQTFYNAQRICRSLNANLLSIHSHFQMKRMKLVAKCARTHYANVWTGARRTCGRLHYTDGSRFNFASWSRGRPNYRGGKNCVSMNLRWWYRSFATARCSRRMFFVCGKKK; translated from the exons ATGCGTCCAGCTGTCATCCTGCTGTTGGTGTGCGTCCTGTTCATGGCGACAGTGGAAGGTCGTCGtcgtcaccatcatcatc ttcatcatcttcttcatcgtcatcatcatcatcatcatcatcatcgttggCACTTTCCTCGCTTTT GGGGTCTACGTTGGAAGTGCCAGAGGTTATCATGTGGTCAAGGATGGATGCGCCTGAGCGGGAGATACTGTGTTAAAGTCATTCGGAGTCCGCAAACCTTTTATAATGCACAg AGAATCTGCCGCTCCTTAAATGCCAATCTGCTGTCAATACACAGTCATTTTCAGATGAAACGCATGAAACTTGTGGCCAAGTGTGCCAGAACTCATTATGCAAATGTATGGACTGGCGCCAGAAGGACATGT gGGAGACTTCACTACACTGATGGATCAAGGTTCAACTTTGCTTCATGGTCTCGAGGTCGGCCGAActacagaggaggaaagaacTGCGTCTCGATGAACTTaagat gGTGGTATCGATCATTTGCGACTGCAAGATGCTCCAGAAGGATGTTCTTTGTGTGCGGCAAGAAGAAGTGA
- the LOC124054760 gene encoding lithostathine-2-like isoform X1 has protein sequence MRPAVILLLVCVLFMATVEGRRRYHYHHLYRCHYPRFWGLHWKCQRLSCGQGWMRLRWRYCVKIIRSPQTFYNAQRICRSLNANLLSIHSRAQMKRMKLVAKCARTHYANVWTGARRTCGRLHYTDGSRFNFASWSRGRPNYRGGKNCVSMNLRWWYRPFATARCSRRMFFVCGKKK, from the exons ATGCGTCCAGCTGTCATCCTGCTGTTGGTGTGCGTCCTGTTCATGGCGACAGTGGAAGGTCGTCGTCGTTACCATTATCACCATCTTTATCGTTGCCACTATCCTCGTTTTT GGGGTCTACATTGGAAGTGCCAGAGGTTATCATGTGGTCAAGGATGGATGCGCCTGAGATGGAGATACTGTGTTAAAATCATTCGGAGTCCACAAACCTTTTATAATGCACAg AGAATCTGCCGCTCCTTAAATGCCAATCTGCTGTCAATACACAGTCGTGCTCAGATGAAACGCATGAAACTTGTGGCCAAGTGTGCCAGAACTCATTATGCAAATGTATGGACTGGCGCCAGAAGGACATGT GGGAGACTTCACTACACTGATGGATCAAGGTTCAACTTTGCTTCATGGTCTCGAGGTCGGCCGAACTACAGAGGAGGGAAGAACTGCGTCTCGATGAACTTaagat gGTGGTATCGACCATTTGCGACTGCAAGATGCTCCAGAAGGATGTTCTTTGTGTGCGGCAAGAAGAAGTGA
- the LOC124054756 gene encoding lithostathine-2-like isoform X1 — translation MRPAVILLLVCVLFMATVEGRRRHHHHHHHHHHLLHHLHHLLHRHHHHHHHHRWHFPRFWGLRWKCQRLSCGQGWMRLSGRYCVKVIRSPQTFYNAQRICRSLNANLLSIHSHFQMKRMKLVAKCARTHYANVWTGARRTCGRLHYTDGSRFNFASWSRGRPNYRGGKNCVSMNLRWWYRSFATARCSRRMFFVCGKKK, via the exons ATGCGTCCAGCTGTCATCCTGCTGTTGGTGTGCGTCCTGTTCATGGCGACAGTGGAAGGTCGTCGtcgtcaccatcatcatcatcatcatcatcatcatcttcttcatcatcttcatcatcttcttcatcgtcatcatcatcatcatcatcatcatcgttggCACTTTCCTCGCTTTT GGGGTCTACGTTGGAAGTGCCAGAGGTTATCATGTGGTCAAGGATGGATGCGCCTGAGCGGGAGATACTGTGTTAAAGTCATTCGGAGTCCGCAAACCTTTTATAATGCACAg AGAATCTGCCGCTCCTTAAATGCCAATCTGCTGTCAATACACAGTCATTTTCAGATGAAACGCATGAAACTTGTGGCCAAGTGTGCCAGAACTCATTATGCAAATGTATGGACTGGCGCCAGAAGGACATGT gGGAGACTTCACTACACTGATGGATCAAGGTTCAACTTTGCTTCATGGTCTCGAGGTCGGCCGAActacagaggaggaaagaacTGCGTCTCGATGAACTTaagat gGTGGTATCGATCATTTGCGACTGCAAGATGCTCCAGAAGGATGTTCTTTGTGTGCGGCAAGAAGAAGTGA